From the Cololabis saira isolate AMF1-May2022 chromosome 24, fColSai1.1, whole genome shotgun sequence genome, the window TAAAATGGAAGCAAAGCGAGTCGGGGATACCTGCCCCCCAAAACCATAACAAACATTGCTCCAGCCAATCACCAACATGGATGGAGGGGGAGGGAAGTTGGCCCTgagtggtatttttttaatgttttctttcaAATATTAACACATGTGACATCATTCAAAAATCCCTTATCCTACCGTTAAGAAGGGTTTGTAGTCTGTCTGCCTTTACTCCATCGTTGTTTCTTCATCGTTGTTTCTTCATCTTTCTCATAGTGTAGCTGCACTTTGATGGGACTGGTTGCAGATTGGAAAAAGGATCCTGAATTCCTCTTTGATGGACAACAACAACTCCTTGGAGCTTCTCTCTGGGGAGAGCCTCATCTACACCATCACCGTGCCGCTGTCAGCGTCCATCATCCTGGCCAACCTCATCATCATCCTGGGCATCTCCTCCAACCGGGAACTCCACAACACTCCCAACTACTTCTTCCTCAGCCTGTTGGTGGCCGACATGTGCACTGGCGTGGCTCTGCCCTTCATCCCGTTGATGGGGCTGAACCGGAAGCTGAGCTTCAGCTCCTGTCTGGTGGTTCACGTCTTCCCAAACTTCCTCTTCTTGGCTTTTATGTTCAACCTGGTAATGGTCCACTATGAACGCTACGTCTGCATTGTTGACCCTCTGCGTTACAATAACTTGTGGATGCATCGCAGTTTTCCTCTGGCGTTGCTCGTGGTGTGGGCGCCCCCACTTTTGTACGCATCTCTACCCGCTTTCGGGTGGAATAACTGGACCGGGCCAGATTGGAACGGTTGTTGTGAAAGCACCCAGAGGTCAATGCTGCGTGTGAACTGTTCCACCAACGGCACCATCTGCTGCTCCTACAGACGGGTTTTCCACAACTCCTTTATCTACCTGGAAGTCTATGGAGTTGTTCTACCTGCGATTCTCTTCATCGCTGGCATGACCGGCCATGTTCTGTATATCACCCGAGGGCAAATGAAGGAAATATGCCGCCTCCATCGGGCGGTGGAGCGAGGAACTCAGGCATCGTACAGGGAGCAGAGGCTAAACCTGCGATACACTCGCTGCGTGGTGGCGGTGTCGCTCACCTTCCTGGCCTGCTGGGTTCCCTACCTCATCTACATGCATGTCTGTATAGCGTTCTTAATCAGCGACACCAAGTGGAGCTCCACCACTCACATCGTCATGTCCTGCGTTGGTATTGGAAGCATGGCGGTGGTTCCGCTGGTGCTCGGCCTGGCAAACAGGCAGTACACGGAGCCTGCATACAAAGTTTTACGGAAACTTAGAGACCGGTGGAAGCGAAGGAGAGAGCAACCGGAGGAAGCTGCACTCTAAAAACGTTCTTGTGAAAGGAAATATTTATTAGGTTTattctgcaagagaaaaacacatttccagAGACAGTTCGGTAGTTTGCTCGAGCAATTCCCTTGTTGTATCACCTTCACATTAGACTTCTGTTTCAATTACACTAGTCACAAATAAAGTTGCAAGAAGCTTGAAGTACTCGTCGCTCACGTGTCTTCGCCCACCAAGCTAGCTGCCTATCGGCTCGAATTCTGCACAAATTGGATGTTAAGTTATGCTCATCACTCAAATTTCATGTGCTTTGTCATTGATAAAGCGTGTGGAACTTTCATTGTGTGAATTCATTGACTGAAATTATAGAAAGACTATTGTTTCTGTATTCATTTTAATCAAGGTGCCAAAAACATCACCCATGATTCATATCAATTGTATACTGAGATATacttaaaaaagttaaaaaaagaaacaaaatttaGAAAACTAGAAAATtgtgcttttttaaaaaaagtcacACATTTTCCtctagtgattaaatatttgtgATATGCGGCAAAATATCACAAAGCTGAAGTACCACTTCTCTATTTTTCATGATGTTTTTATTGCATCTGATTTTATCAAGTTGATAAATCTATTCAACCAAACTCCACCCCTTTATTTGATCCTTTATTTGAGATCTTACAGTTTAAGTCACCATGCCAACTTAAATGTGAACacagattacaaataataactcTATAGAAACATTTTCATATGAGAATGCTAAGCCGGGAAACTTGCAAGTgccaaaaaaaactgtaaaatacgATCAATTTAACACTCAAATCCTTACACTTCCCTCACCTGCACATCAGTGGTGGACAATTTCCTCTTTTAGACACAGTCGCAGTGTGTGTCATGTATTTAACTGCAGACAGGAATGTTGAAGTAACTCAACTGCCAGTggtaatatttaaataaatgtaaaaaaaaaaaatcatcttatAATTCCTCCAACACATGTTTCAAAACACTGAAATGTACTCATAAGCCTTTACTTTGCACTTGAAGTATAAAGAGTTAAATTAAATTGTATAACGGCTTATGATAATTGACTCTCAatagtaaaaaggaaaaatttaAGCAAGTAAAAAAGAGTTCAATATCTCTTTTTGTTACAGCAAATGCATCATTTCAATTTCTCTGTGAACGTTTCCAAATCTTGTGGTCAAAACCAAAGTGCcagaatgttttatttattcatgtttattttatatttttccccGAAGTTTTAAGTTGCTTTCATGTCGGACAGCCAGATAAATTACCCTCAAGTACAGAAAAAGTCATcttttagataaaaaaaaaaatcccaaacatGTTGTATACACtcttcatcctgttcagggtcactaGAGGTCAAAGTTCGCCCCAGCTGTCATCAGCCGAAAGGCAGGGTGCACCCTGGGGAGCCCCTTCGGTGGGAGCAGTTTTTAATTTGCCTTTGAGGGCAGCCCCTACAGTGGCTAGTTTAGAATTAGCGTTTTCTACACATTAACTGAGATAGTTTCTCAATATGGACAAATAATGAAAAGATGAAGTATTAAGCAATTTTCCACCACAATCTTCTGCATTTCAGATGATTGTTTTAGATTAAATTGAACCATCATTGGGTTGCGTGGGTTTCcaccgggtactccggtttcctcccacagtccaaaaacatgcttgcatatatatatatatatatatatatatatatatatatatatatatatatatatatatatatatatatatatatatatatatatataaaccaaagaacaatagttaattaataatcatgataaatatagtataatacaaatcataacaatcataaacaaaaacatgcctcactggcttttttttttttttttccttttttgctttCCGAAATGGAGCAGGGAGAAGTTAAAACACTTATTTAGCCCTGCccctaatggatggatggatgaaccaTCATTTATTTCTACTCAGTTTCACATCTCACATTTTAGATTCCTCTGAAGTTTTTAGAGAACAGCTTTAAAAGCGATTTTTAAAACGGGGTGGGGATAAGTTGATTGTAGCTTCCACCACCTTAAAACCAGCTGCTTTGAACAGATCTGTAAAGGCATGGTTGAAAAAGGAGCCCTTCTAGTGTACGTGACAGACATGCAAACATGAGCTTTTTGTAGAGTGTTTGGACAATAACATCTCACAGAAATGTCATTACCTCTGGAAACAGTCAGCTTTGGAATAAATGTCAGAATATGACTCTTTTTATGTGCAGTACTTGATGTTCTCACATGACATGAAGATTCTGCAGTCTTGCAAGCAGACATGGAGCTGATTACACAGAGTTTAACTTCGATTGATTGGATGCTGTCAGCCGTGCTTGAGGGGGAGTAATATTACGGTCTTGCTCCA encodes:
- the LOC133425076 gene encoding G-protein coupled bile acid receptor 1-like — its product is MDNNNSLELLSGESLIYTITVPLSASIILANLIIILGISSNRELHNTPNYFFLSLLVADMCTGVALPFIPLMGLNRKLSFSSCLVVHVFPNFLFLAFMFNLVMVHYERYVCIVDPLRYNNLWMHRSFPLALLVVWAPPLLYASLPAFGWNNWTGPDWNGCCESTQRSMLRVNCSTNGTICCSYRRVFHNSFIYLEVYGVVLPAILFIAGMTGHVLYITRGQMKEICRLHRAVERGTQASYREQRLNLRYTRCVVAVSLTFLACWVPYLIYMHVCIAFLISDTKWSSTTHIVMSCVGIGSMAVVPLVLGLANRQYTEPAYKVLRKLRDRWKRRREQPEEAAL